In Candidatus Uhrbacteria bacterium CG10_big_fil_rev_8_21_14_0_10_50_16, the genomic window GAAAGCTCTAATGGTCGGCGACCACTATCGCTGGGATTATAAATCAGCAAAAGATGTAGGTGTGGATGCGCTACTGATTGAGTCAGAATATATGCGAAAAGATATTCAAGGTAGAAGAATAAAACGGACGATCAAAAAATTATCTGATGTTTTTAGTCATGTTTAAAAATACTCAAGGGGACGCTGCGCTTTCGCTCCCGATGGTCGCTCACCCTCGGCTAACACAGCGTATGCGGCTACGGCTTGCTTCGTACCTCCGCAAGCCTCCACCCACAATAACAGTGCCTGTCCCCTTTATCCACAAAACAAACCAAAACCTCCGGTCCCCCGGAGGTTTTGTGCGCGTATCACTCTTGAAATACCAATGCATAACATGATATTTCAATCTCTATCCACGGAATGAACAAAAATTGAAACACCGCCTATCGCACGGCAACGGAATTAACCCCCGTCAAATACACCACCTCTTGTGAATCAACAAACCCAAGTATCTGCATACGCTCAGACACTGTTCCAAGGCTGGTCGCAGAGGCGACAGATGTCATGAGTCGCTCATTCTTCACTTGTAGCTCTTGCACAGAATTTTCCAAATCACGCATCGTATAACCATGTTGTGTCGACTGCGAGACCTGCATCACATAGGCGACGCCCAGCACGATCACTACAACACTAAGCACTAGGTTCCAGAGGGTGAGGGATGTTGGAATCGTCGGGAGAAAACGCGTGACGCGCTTGGTTGTTGAGAGAACGGTCATGTTGAGGGTATTTGTTTTTGCTTTTTCCTATCTCCTCCGGGCCGACTTTTTGTGCGACACGGAGTTTTGCGCTGCGAGCGCGCGGATTACTGGCGATTTCTGACGGGCTCGGTTTGAGCGGTTTTTTGGTCAGAATACGCAGGTCTGGTCGTCCTTTGAGAAAACGTTTAACCAGTCGATCTTCCAGCGAATGGAACGAGATCACACAGAGGCGACCCCCTACATTGAGAGCGTCAACGGCTTGTGGAAGGACTGTTTCAATAGCTCCCAGTTCGTCATTAACGACAATGCGTAACGCCTGAAACACACGGGTTGCGGGATGAATTTTCCCATGCCTTCCAAGCGTCACCGCAATGGTTTCCGCGAGATCGACCGTCGTAGAAAACGGTCGTTCACGTCTTCGGGCAACAATGGCTTTTGCCACCTCTCGCGCACGATCCTCTTCTCCGTAGACAAGAAATGCTTGCGTGAGCTGCTCCTCCGACCAGGAGTTCACAACCTCGGCGGCTGTCTGCCCTTGGTCGACGTCGTAGCGCATGTCCAACGGTCCATCTTTTTGAAAACTGAATCCGCGTGCGGCATCATCCACATGTGCCGAGCTAAACCCGACATCTAACAAGATTCCGTCCACCTCCCCTATTCCCTGCGCGTGCAGAATTTTTTTGAGGTGTCGGTAATCATCCTGCACAAAGGTGAGTCGATCCGTGGCACCGATGCGATCCTGTGCCATCGCAATATTGCGCGCATCACGATCAACGCCAATCACACGACCATCTGGAGCACTTGCCTCCAACAACAGTATCGTGTGCCCACCATGTCCCAATGTCCCATCCACGTAAACTCCTCCTGCGTGCGGTTGCATCCAATGGCGTATCTCCTCCTTGAGAACCGGAATGTGGAACGATTCCATACACCACTAAATACCCAATTCACCGAGCTGCTCGGCAATCGCCGAAGATGCAGACTCTGTTTTTTTCTTATACGCTTCCCACGTGGACGCATCCCAAAGTTCGAGACGGTTGTATAAACCCGCCACAACCACATTCTTCTTCATACCCGCGTATTGTCGAAGATATTCTGGGATACCAAATCGTCCCTGTTTATCGATACTCACATCCATTGCACCCGCAAGCATGAGTCGGGCGAACGCACGAGAGTTTTGTTGTGAAATAGGAAGGTTTGCAAGCTTGGTTGCAAGAACTTTCCATTCAGTCATGGCATAAATGACGAGGGAGTTGTCCAACCCGCGCGTAACGACGGCGCCCTTACGGAGCGCATCACGAAACTTTACCGGGATGGCCAACCGACCTTTTTCATCTAACGCATGATTATATTCACCAAGAAACATGGACGTTGGGGCTACCACAGGTTAAAGATGTGCTGACGACTCAACACATCATCTCTCTTCACACCGTGTCTGGTTCTAAAAAACCAGGCACATCTAAGGCAGTGTGAGGAAGAGAATTGCCTATCTTCTCCTCCCCACCACTCACCACTTTGCACCCTTCAGAACCAATACTACCCACCATGCCACCCTTCGTCTATTGAAACAAAAGGCGAACAAAGGTGGGCTTATACACATATGCTGTGGATAGACTGACAAATGCCGTGTTTTCTCCTATAAATACGCTAGATCTTTCCACCTTGGAGGTACCCGTGAAGATCAAAGTTTTACCTAGCCACGCGTCGCTGAACACTCTCGGTCGTCATTGCAAGTTCCGCGAAGCAATCTTATCGATTTTGCAAGATCTAGAAGGTATCTCTCCCATCATCCTGAACGAAGTGAGTTACACGAATGCCGTCGAAGGGCCTTTGCCGTGTTCTCTAAGAGAGATACTCACGAAAAT contains:
- a CDS encoding 16S rRNA (cytosine(1402)-N(4))-methyltransferase, which codes for MESFHIPVLKEEIRHWMQPHAGGVYVDGTLGHGGHTILLLEASAPDGRVIGVDRDARNIAMAQDRIGATDRLTFVQDDYRHLKKILHAQGIGEVDGILLDVGFSSAHVDDAARGFSFQKDGPLDMRYDVDQGQTAAEVVNSWSEEQLTQAFLVYGEEDRAREVAKAIVARRRERPFSTTVDLAETIAVTLGRHGKIHPATRVFQALRIVVNDELGAIETVLPQAVDALNVGGRLCVISFHSLEDRLVKRFLKGRPDLRILTKKPLKPSPSEIASNPRARSAKLRVAQKVGPEEIGKSKNKYPQHDRSLNNQARHAFSPDDSNIPHPLEPSA
- a CDS encoding cell division/cell wall cluster transcriptional repressor MraZ, whose product is MFLGEYNHALDEKGRLAIPVKFRDALRKGAVVTRGLDNSLVIYAMTEWKVLATKLANLPISQQNSRAFARLMLAGAMDVSIDKQGRFGIPEYLRQYAGMKKNVVVAGLYNRLELWDASTWEAYKKKTESASSAIAEQLGELGI